A window from Flavobacterium sp. 83 encodes these proteins:
- a CDS encoding RagB/SusD family nutrient uptake outer membrane protein, which produces MKKIYISMFVLSALFFTGCADDYLDVNQTQSISTKDIELFNNDAGAATFVTAIYSKFLNWDMSSFGWIGLASITSDDADKGSSPGDTGSDKDVLDALTYNSSNPSAESTFNANYDGINRCNQALDILPKLDKADANLRTRLMGEAKFLRAFMYFTLVKCYGGVPIVDHLPNPVSDDDQKMLLTRKTAAEVYAFIESDLADAIAALPNKAAYAADEKARASKGAAYALLAKVNLYQKNWQKVVDNCNLVTGYSISPDYAKMFRLEGENDAESIFEINGVGSVPAKGIEGYSASQGARGAGGWGWGFNTPSQSLLNAYEAGDLRKNATIIFRGTTLYDGREVPNTVENPMYNFKAYSSQYTDGWETDANIKYLRYAEVVLMKAEALNELGQTAQAIPLLNQIRNRAGLGVTTAVSQVDVRTAIWKERRVELAFEFDRFFDLVRTGQAKAAFAIDGKTFTEGKNELFPIPDSFIRQSKGMSSQNLGY; this is translated from the coding sequence ATGAAAAAGATATATATATCAATGTTTGTATTATCGGCTCTCTTCTTTACAGGTTGTGCGGATGATTATTTAGATGTAAATCAAACTCAGTCTATCTCTACAAAAGATATCGAGTTGTTTAATAATGATGCTGGTGCAGCCACTTTTGTAACTGCTATTTACAGTAAGTTTTTAAACTGGGATATGAGTTCATTTGGTTGGATTGGTTTAGCAAGTATTACTTCTGATGATGCTGACAAAGGATCATCTCCCGGAGATACAGGTAGTGATAAAGATGTTTTGGATGCACTAACATATAACTCGTCAAACCCATCTGCTGAGAGTACTTTTAATGCTAATTATGACGGAATTAACAGATGCAATCAAGCCTTAGATATTTTACCTAAGCTTGATAAAGCAGATGCTAATTTAAGAACAAGATTAATGGGTGAAGCTAAGTTTTTAAGAGCTTTTATGTATTTTACTTTGGTGAAATGTTATGGTGGAGTTCCAATCGTGGATCACTTACCAAATCCAGTTTCTGATGACGATCAAAAAATGTTGCTTACTCGTAAAACTGCTGCTGAAGTGTATGCTTTTATCGAAAGTGATTTGGCTGATGCTATTGCGGCATTACCAAATAAAGCTGCTTATGCTGCCGATGAGAAAGCAAGAGCTTCAAAAGGTGCCGCTTATGCTTTATTAGCAAAAGTGAATTTGTATCAAAAAAATTGGCAAAAAGTGGTAGACAACTGTAATCTAGTTACGGGATACTCTATTTCACCTGATTACGCTAAAATGTTCCGATTAGAAGGGGAAAATGATGCTGAATCGATATTTGAAATTAATGGTGTTGGTTCTGTTCCTGCTAAAGGAATTGAAGGATATTCTGCTTCTCAAGGTGCTCGTGGCGCTGGAGGATGGGGTTGGGGATTCAATACGCCGTCGCAAAGCTTATTAAATGCTTACGAAGCTGGTGATCTTAGAAAAAATGCAACTATTATTTTTAGAGGAACTACTTTATATGATGGTAGAGAGGTACCAAATACTGTTGAAAATCCAATGTATAATTTTAAAGCATATTCTTCACAATATACTGATGGATGGGAAACGGATGCAAACATTAAATACTTGCGATATGCTGAAGTAGTATTGATGAAAGCAGAGGCGTTGAATGAATTAGGTCAAACAGCACAAGCTATTCCGTTGTTAAACCAAATTAGAAATAGAGCTGGATTAGGAGTTACTACTGCAGTTTCTCAAGTTGATGTAAGAACTGCTATTTGGAAAGAAAGAAGAGTAGAGTTGGCTTTTGAATTTGACAGATTCTTTGATTTAGTTCGTACAGGTCAGGCAAAAGCAGCTTTTGCAATTGATGGTAAAACGTTTACTGAGGGTAAAAATGAGTTATTCCCTATTCCAGATTCGTTTATAAGACAATCCAAAGGGATGTCAAGCCAAAATCTAGGTTACTAA